AAAGTGTTGgaataaattttagtttattctaTATACTCTTCAATAGGTCTCCGTGGCAAATAAGtttattatagtaaaatatgTAATCTTCAAGAACTTTCCAGTGTGAAGCTAGACCATCAAATGCCCAAACCACATTAAATCTATTGTGTTCCTTttctcttgtttgtttgtttgtttgtttttttttttttttttttttttttttttttttgttttgttttttttcatggaATCAATCTTTTCAATATGATTTTAGACCATTGTttcaaacaataattaatatataaaaaagaagtgGTACCAGAATTTGATTGCTATAGTCTTTGGCCTTTTCGTTTATACAAGCCGCCCCCTAGTCCCTACACTTAAGTCGGTCGGTGTGGGGGCAAGAGTCCATAAATGGAGCTTCCACTCAATCTTCTAAGCTTGTAAAACCTCACAAATATGTCAACACGTTATGAAGTCGGCATTtgtgaagaaacaaaaaaatttgcaccTTCTCATCATCTAGGACGATAAAGACAGCTTAACAACATTTAGATTTTGGTTGGAAACAAAACATATTGGTGAAACTGTCACATAAACTTGTTTATGGACTCCATTTTTAGtgtcacaaaaacaaaatattgacGATAGAATAGAGTGTAAAACGAAACCACGTTTATGGGCTTTATACAATTGTCTTTTAGGTTCTAGCATATTGTGGCTTTTATATCCTAAATTGTGTCTTCCACTAGAAGAAccacatgtgtgtgtgtgtgtgttgaagAGTCGTTGGCTGTTTTTCATTATTAAACTTCATTGATGTTGATTGATGGTAACAATTACATACATTATGCAAAGTGCATAATAAGATACTTTATTTATGTAGACTAAATTGGTAGTATTATACTTTCTTCCACCTTCAAATATTGTGGGTATTGGTCAAGGGTGGAAATTGAATGTGGGAGAGCCTATGATTGAGTGGTCTAGACTAGAGCTTGTCATTAGTCAATGATTTTGGGATTCTTTGCCTTGATAGGGTGGCCTAGACTTTAGAGATTGTGATTAGTCAAGGATTATAGGATTCTTTACCTTGAATAATATTTGATGTCAAATTGTTTTTTCACATGTGGAAGATGTCTAATCTGGCTatgctaaaaaatattaagcctCCGTGAGGACCAATACATTTTTCTCATAATTCTTTAAGCCGTGAGCTATCAGCTATGTATAGTAAAGGACCCCAATCTTGAATGCTCTGGGAATTTCTGGAGTGATGCTTTGCTCGAGGGCCTAAGAATTTGGTGCCAAACCTACGGTTTAATAGCTCAAAATGCGTATGATGATTGCTCCAACTCTGCTCAGAAGAGCTCGCCAAGTGATAATCATAGGGACTGGATAATGATAGTGTTGAAAATAAGTAATGCAGGAAATCCACACACGCACACAAATAATGTTAATAATAGTAACAATGACGCCAAACTTGGTTGTAACAATGACACTATaacttccattaaaaaaattaatatgattatatattttaatattttaactaTTGGATTagattatttgtttattatattcttaatatgaatgtcaattttcatatcaatcgaATGTTGTTTACTGATCTATCCATAAACTTATtctttatgcataattttatattataaaaacttgaaatttaaatatttgattgatgacatagctaatGATCTTTGATTgtctgaaaattttgcaaacatagaggatataagaagaatatgCTATCCAATGGTAGAttcttcaaaattaatattcaataaaaagatattgagatGGACCAAACGGCtattatttaattagaaaaatgccatttttttttccattacaTAATGtgattctaaataaataaaatccactATTTGTTtctactctaaaaaaaaaaaaaaaattatataattttttatttttagtttttgaattttaaaccTCCAAAGGATCATGCATTTGGCCTAGCTTAtttatctatttctttttaaagtttCATCACTCTTCtttacataaaatttgtttttatccaaaaaaataaattaatgaatttaagCTTACCAAATACACATTCATATCAGTCTGAATCCTGATTACCTAAATACCAAAAATCCTTGTAGTTTAAcactttttgtgttttcaagtttttcaaatttttccatCCTGTTATAACTTGCAACGatcgaattatcaaaataaataaataaaaagaggctTCGAAGGAATAAAAACTCGCCCATCAATATAGACATACCATGATATGACATAGTATATGCTGAATGGATCAGCATCAATTCTTGGCTTCCCATTTAAGAACTAGTCACAAACTCACAGCCACCAGGCACACGTTATAATGACTTGAAAAATGTTTCTCCTGtgcataattttttaagaactGAAATTCAACATGTCCATTAAATGAAAGTTGGAAGATTCATAGTTGACCACTTATGATTGAATTAGTGGTAGACTAAAGACTGCAGAGACTAGAACATACATATACCCAAGTGAGCAACTTAGGCAATCTAGAAGCACTAGCTGCTGAGCCAGGCTTTTTGGGTGATGACCATTACCCTCTCCCAAATGATGGTGGGCACCATCAAGAGGATAGCATTAATTGTAGTATCGTACTATAGGAAAAAGGAGATTGCAACTTTGCAAGAATTGAGGTTTATCTTGTGATTTTAGTATACAacataaattcaagaaaagaagcAAATGATCTACAATTCCTACAGTTTGATTACTCAAGCAAAGGTTGCCAAGGATATTGTATAGCAAGCACTTTACGATGCTTTCAACAAGGACATCTAGAGATTGTTTGGTTAGAGGAAAAAAGTGCGATTTTCtgtatttattttcagttttttgtaaGCTccctgccaaaaaaaaaaaggcttggtTTACTActaagttttcatttttaatgtcctaaaaattggatttgagttctaaaaatgaaaaacgaATTTTGGGCGTCTTCAGATGCACTAATACAATGGCATTTTCATTGTTTGGTGAAAACTGACTGGAACCTACTTTCTAAACTGAAAAGTGTCTAGCTCAAGTCCACTCAATTAGACTTTGATTTAACGAGAATTAAAAGAGAGCCAACGGCTCTTTCTGGTGGGACTACCTTCATTGAAGAAAACACAGATATTTTCTCCATTCTCACCATCTACTCTTATCTCTCTTGGGCTCTCTTCTcccttgctctctctctctctctctccaatggCTATGTGTTCttgatgtttgttttgtttgggttATGGGTTGAATTTTAGTGAGTTTCTAAGGGTTATTCGGCTTTCCTCATGGGTTCTTTGGCAGTGGATCTCAAAGGGAAGATCAATGGATCTTGGGTCTGTAAGATTTCTGTTAAGCAAGTGGGATTTCAGGTTTTAGTGGGCCTTTCTTTTTGTGATTTTCCTattaaaatagagaacaatagcCCAACAGTTAAAGGGTGTATTTCataatcaaattatatattcaaaTCAGGTTTCAAAACAAACTCACGtgtgaaaatgggttttttctttttttctatatttagaTTCTGGATTTATATACTGagaagtgaaaatgaaaagtgaatacacaatttttaaaaaccaaacagcctccttaaggttcaaatcccacgaacccaactattgaattaaataaaaaaaataaaaaaaggtgcTGGCAATGGTTAATTATGGTAATCAAAGAGCTTCCCAAGAGACTTCAAATGAAAATATGGTATTTTAAAGCCCATATGCAGAACAATGCATACTTCGGTTTCATAAATATTGCAAAATGACAGGCCAGTTAATACTCGGAAAAGGGTCATACACAGTATTACCGCCTCAGTATTACCGCCTGAAATTGGGAGGGATTATTTCCTCACCTGGCTTCTGAACACACTGTTGCTCAATACTCTTGCACCCACCATTGGTTCAAGCTTACAAGACTTGCAACCAAAATGCAAACATTATCTGCTCTATGTGAACATTTTCTAGCTTGAAACTTCAAAGTAAAAATTTCCTGAGTTTAAAGCGTCATAGGCTCATAGCTCATAAGTGAGCCAAAACATACCATATATCCTTGAAGGCTGCGGCTATCAAATATCAATACAAATACCTACACTCACATAATCAACAAACTACGGATCACTACCATAATGTACAGATGTTTTATACGGCTCCAATATACATAAGAACTTCTTCACCTAACAAGGATAATTAGATTAGAAGAACTCTATGTAGCCTTGCCTTCGAAGCCCATGGCTCTACTATCCCTGGACTTAGTATATACACGATGACGTCGCTCTCTTGCATAAATAACCCAGAAGATCAATGAGAACATTACAGATGCAGATACCAATACTAACCCAACATAGATCCATTTGCTATATTTTCGCAGTCCAGGACAATGGTCTCTATCAATGTCTGTGAACGTGGTCCGCACAAATGTGCAGTCTTCCAGATCAACCAGGAACTGAGTATAATGATACAAACCATAGCTCACATTTACAGCAGCCACCATCTGGCTGTAGTACGTGGGGGTCAACCGGCCAGTTGTGGTACAAATATCAGATGCTGAAACTTGACAAACATAATTCTTCCACACCTGATTGAAACAAGGGTTGGAAGTTTGATTAATTCTACATTCACCAAACACTGATATGTGTGAAGGACAAggagataagttttggacacgTGAGAGAAGCAAAGGGACATTTTGAGAAAGATATTCTCACAAATTTATCGATCAGCCCCTATATATAAGTACTTCAATCTCTTTGAATCAAACTCTAGAAAACATATGATCATATACCTATAAAGGTTTCACGAGCCAAAAAAAAGTTGCCAATTTTGGAACTTGACAATTATACTGGATATTTATACATTACTAtcatataattggaaattgaattGCCAAAAACTATGGGATACGCTAAAATTCCATTAGATACTAGaggaaaattaccaaaaatgatgACTTTTACTAAAAGTAGGACATGGTACAGAATTTGTTTAAGCCAGGCTTTCCATGTTGACCAAAACTAACCAAAATCCTTCACATGAATACTTATGCACTTCCAAACTAAAATTCCAATACTTGAGTTAGTGGTATTACCTCTGGAGCTTTGGTCAAGTTCACCTCACCAGTTGCACATTGCCTAATCGTCAGATTAGAATAAAAAGGATTGCAAAGAACAGGCATCATTGGGCCAGACTGGTTGTAGTAATATTTGGGAAGTCCGGGAGTGGAAGAGACATTAGCATTAGCATTAGCAATGTTGGTGATCATGGTGTTAACCACAACAACAAGCTGGTTGGTGACATTTCGGGATTGTATTAGGGTTTGTTGGGCAGTTGCATTGTCCACGCATGGGAGTATATCATCTAAAGCTGTATTTGCAGTCGGATGCTGGACCCATTCATCCATTGCAACACATGTATCTGCCACCACACTGATGCATTTATGAAAAGAAGTTAGACCCAGAGATTACACGAGCAGCAGAAACAAACTGATGAATTATGTAATATAGTAAACAATACCATATAAccaattttactaaaaaataataataaaaaataaaaataacaattcatTTTATAATCATTGAAGCTGTGTTTAATTGATCTTTGAAGACAAACTGATGAATTAAATAGAACAGGGATaacttccttaaaaaaaaaataataataaaaaaagaaaagaagatgaagaaaggTAGCATTCATCTGGACACTGAATTTTGGGATAAATGTATAAATTATGCTTTggtatttttattaaagataagcttttatgttcattaattgaGAATTGAGCAAGAATTTCAGGGTCAGTGCCCTTCCTAAATGATGCACCAATCATTAATGCACTTCACAATATTCTGCTACTAACTTCGTGAAGAGTTCCTCAGAttctaaaaaccaaaaattcatTGAGAAGTAGGATGATGATGTTTAAGAAACTTTTACATTATACACCAGCATAGGTTTATACCTCATAGCATCTGAGATGAAAGAAACACATGTACAAACTATTtcgaagaataaaaaaaatggctaTCAGAAAAAATAACCTGATAAGTCATAACAATTCTATAAGACAAAATTAAGATCAATAATGAGTTCAGAAGCACAAGAAGACAAATGCAACACGCGAGAAAACAGAGCTACAAACAAATTgtagaacatttttttttgttctttgttctttttttccccccaaatTTGCAAAATGATATTTGTTTGCTTGCCATATAATAAGTGGTATTGAACCATTCACTATTCTGCCCATGGTAACCAATCAAGAAAACATTTGTCCCAAAGTTGGTTCTTAGAAACCAGAAACAGTTGAACAACATATTAAAGACAGTAAATGGATCAGTGAATATGGTTATGAAGAACACCAAGCTTTACTTGCTACAGGCAAAGGctaaaatttacattttgaaTGTTTCAGTGAAAAGAAAAGTGCAACAtagacaataaataaataaaaatactaagcAAACAGAACTTACTTGTGGAGGAGGAGAAATACGCCACATAAAATGAATGTGCCAGCAACAAGAAACCACCCAATCATCACCAAGCTGCAGTCATTACATGCAAGTGTTCAATGACAAAATAAGACAACAAAAACAGATCTGCTTCCAAAGTAGTAAGTGAATATAAACAGAAAAAGGTTAATGTATATATCCCTTACAAATATACCACGGGTTGCATCCCAAGAACGGAAAATACTGCAACAAATAGCCAAAACAACAACATAAATAATAAGATATGATTATAACAAGACATATCTTAAAAATAGTTTGCCTCTACTCAAAGAAGACAGAAGACTTACAAAATCCAAGAAATGCCAAGAAAAGCATAACAGCCGCAACAATAACAAGAGCCAGTCTCCTGTTGAGTGGATCAAAATAAATGTTATCCAAAAGCATTTAGAGCACCAGAAAAAGAAAGTTGTAAGAGCTTAGACTTACACACTATTCAGGACATCTTGAATATTCTTTGAATTATCAGAAGTAGTCTTAGAAAGAGTGCTAGCAGAAGAGTTGATCTTTGTTTCAATATTGTCAATGTTCTTCATGGCATCTGATGGCAGAAATATAGAATGCACACCAATCTTCTTAGCTGCAGAAAGATAATCGGACACATTACTGAGGTTTTCAGCAATGGTATCTGCCTGATTCACAACATAATTGAGTGTGTTGGTTGTGCTGCTGTGGAACTTCCCCTGACCAGTGTACAGAACAATGCATCCAGCACTGAAATTGTAAGACAAAACATTGAGGAAGTCAGAGATTActaattcaaaaaatcatataatggAGCATAAAGCATACATGAATGAACTCTTTGTAGAGAGAAACCAAGAGAAATACATTGCTGCAAGGGTGAACAGGACGAGAAAAATAAGGGAGAGAGCATAGGCAATTCGAGAATATCCATAAGGCTCTCTTGGACAACAGCAATAGCAGCAACAGATGAAGAACAAGCTTatcccaaaaaccaaaaaccaaacagCAGCAATGGCAAAGAATGGAGCCGCTGTAAAACCTACAGACTgcatttaataattataattagaGTTAAAATCAAAGAAGTCAGTCGCTCAAAAGATTCTATTAGATAAAATAATGACCAGAATTAATATAGgataagaaaaacaaacaagcaACGAAGTAAAAGCAAATCCCAAGTAATATAAACCAGTTCTATTTTCTCAGCATAATACTCTATAATAAAAGTTAGACGAATGAATCAACTTTTAGGCAGGGTGGCTTACAAGACAAAATCTTAGCTTCCATACTAGAAGATGAAAAAGATGCAGTCTGCTCTTTGATTCCAAGGAGGACGTGCCTCTcatacaaagaataaaaaatgatttttttcaaaaacctttttttttttttttttttgggggggggggggggtaaaaaAAACCAGATGGAATAATAGACTATTATGGATTCTAATAGACTATTGGAAATCAAATTGCACTGTAGTGACTAGTGATTCACAACCCAGATGAGATACATCATCTACAGAATTTAAATGTTCAcatttctaacaaaaaaaggcaaacaaagCAAAACCCAGATGAAATTAATTCAACTATTCAAGGAATTaagacaagaaaaacaaaacccagaaagagaaaaaaaataaaataaataaatgtttaagaAAAAACTCACAGCCCAGTAATGTTGATTGCTGATATTCCAACCACCAGGGTAGCGGTTAAAGCTATCAAGAGGGTCCTTCCTGAACGTCCTCTTCTCTGCCAATATCAGAGACGAGTTTCCTGTACTGCTCTCCTCTGCAACTGACCTCCTTGTGTTCCATATGACCACCCCACCATATTCTCTCTTAACAAATGCAtctataacacacacacacacacaaaagacaTAAGATTCACAAAACATGTTTCttgcaacaaaaaaacaaaacaaaaaacaaaaacaaaaacaaacaaacagtaCTGAAGCAAAATTATTACCTGGAATGTGCAGAGTGTGATGGACATGAGAGTTTGCAAAGGATGAAgatatggaaaagaaaaagaagagagagaaagagagaagaaaaactGATGGGTTTGATCTAAAACATGACATTATGGCTTGGATTGTCTCTCGCTTAACGTTTCCACAGGCAAAATatttgcagagagagagagagagagagagtttatgTGTGAGTGTCTGTGTATATTTATCTGAGTTCTTTGGGTTTGGCACACGAAGTTTACGGTTTTGGGTCCGCGTTTGATTGTGGCGTTTTGACGAAAATACCCTTGTGTGCTTTTGTGAAGGTGAAGATATTCCttaaccttttttcttttttcttttggaaataAAGGCAAAGTCTTGTCATAAATGGtgtcactaaaaaaaaatgtgtgaataTGTTGTATCTTGAAATCCAAgataaattttttctcaaaaaaagaagaaagaaatccaAGATAAATAGGTTGTAGCGTTTATATTAGgtaaactttcaaaaaaaaaaaaaaaagtatagaagTGTGTTTCAATCAACttaattggtaatttttttttttttttgtcaaataagagatttaaagTTTGAATCTTGTTTAcatcaaaaattaattagtattttagGCTAATGATGAAAAGTAATTATCACAAAATAGATGTCATATgttaaaattctataataataataataggggGACTAAGAAGGATGAAAATGGTGCTCATGATTTCTAGCATGAGTTTTCTATcttattcaaaataataataagaataataaatttatgtcaatgaataaattttatgttattgTGCTATAATCCAGATGgtggtgatatatatatatatatatatatttttttttttttaaataaggtaAACTATAGGTTCAAAAGAGCGCAAATGAGAAAGGAGTCATGACTTCACCCAATCTCATTTGTTAAGAttgtaagcaaaaaaaataaaaaccctattTCCTTTAAGTCCAAAGGTCTATGAGAGCATTAGCATCAACCTCAGTTACTttgaacccccccccccccccccccccaaaaaaaaaaaaaccttcactTTTATTACTTTACCTAATATACTATTCATAGACAATTACATCATCCTCAATATTCTACTTCTACTCGAATATTGGTGATTAATgcaaaatcaagttttatagACAAAATGCTCTAATTTAAGCTGGTTCGAGTAATGCAGGACCTGATCAAAGCTAAAGCTAGAGGTGAACAAAGAAACGAAATGTATTGGAAAAGCAGAGatttatgtggattttttttttttttaaccgtaTTTTGCTGTGATTTGTGTGGGATTTTGGTTAAGGAAGAGATAGGCGAGAAATATTAGTGattaataaaatagtaaaaaataatatttttatagaatAGACAGAGAAGTAGATAGCGGGATTATTCAAAATGATTAAAGTAAAACAGAAAAGAGTAatattttatttccattttGCCAAAAAATTTGTCTAAATCGATATAAATGATCTAAGGATTTGAGAAATAATTGTgaccatgtttttttttaagctaaattATTATTAACCATATGTCTGAATCATGAGTTCTTTTCACAAGACAAAACAATATGATTAAGTGGTTCTAAGTCTCTCTTGGCATTCAATCAGCCCAAAAAGAAAGTCTCTTTAATAT
This DNA window, taken from Quercus robur chromosome 2, dhQueRobu3.1, whole genome shotgun sequence, encodes the following:
- the LOC126715506 gene encoding uncharacterized protein LOC126715506 encodes the protein MSCFRSNPSVFLLSFSLFFFFSISSSFANSHVHHTLHIPDAFVKREYGGVVIWNTRRSVAEESSTGNSSLILAEKRTFRKDPLDSFNRYPGGWNISNQHYWASVGFTAAPFFAIAAVWFLVFGISLFFICCCYCCCPREPYGYSRIAYALSLIFLVLFTLAAIAGCIVLYTGQGKFHSSTTNTLNYVVNQADTIAENLSNVSDYLSAAKKIGVHSIFLPSDAMKNIDNIETKINSSASTLSKTTSDNSKNIQDVLNSVRLALVIVAAVMLFLAFLGFLFSVLGMQPVVYFLVMIGWFLVAGTFILCGVFLLLHNVVADTCVAMDEWVQHPTANTALDDILPCVDNATAQQTLIQSRNVTNQLVVVVNTMITNIANANANVSSTPGLPKYYYNQSGPMMPVLCNPFYSNLTIRQCATGEVNLTKAPEVWKNYVCQVSASDICTTTGRLTPTYYSQMVAAVNVSYGLYHYTQFLVDLEDCTFVRTTFTDIDRDHCPGLRKYSKWIYVGLVLVSASVMFSLIFWVIYARERRHRVYTKSRDSRAMGFEGKAT